The following are from one region of the Penaeus chinensis breed Huanghai No. 1 chromosome 5, ASM1920278v2, whole genome shotgun sequence genome:
- the LOC125025539 gene encoding cuticle protein AMP1A-like, with translation MKIFVFAAVISVCVADRLPSHFGYASPQPSSAFSHRSRPASRPSFSAQRPAPQPTYSAPRSPGPVVPILVDDRVHPDAGAYSFNIETGDGISRQESGSPIPAKEGPVTAMSGSYSFTLPDGQLFELRFVADENGFQPQSPFLPVAPAFPHPIPAHALRQIERARQGPSQGYSAPSRPSRPSNSYGFPQ, from the exons ATGAAGATC TTTGTATTCGCTGCTGTTATATCAGTCTGCGTGGCCGACAGGCTACCCAGTCACTTCGGCTATGCCTCTCCACAACCTTCTTCAGCATTCAGCCACAGGTCGCGACCTGCATCTCGACCTTCCTTTTCCGCCCAAAGACCTGCTCCCCAACCAACCTACTCCGCACCGAGATCTCCTGGCCCAGTAGTACCCATCCTTGTGGACGACCGCGTCCACCCCGACGCCGGCGCTTACAGCTTCAACATTGAGACCGGTGACGGCATCTCACGCCAGGAAAGTGGATCACCTATTCCCGCCAAGGAGGGTCCCGTCACGGCCATGTCTGGCTCCTACTC CTTCACTCTTCCTGACGGACAACTGTTTGAGCTTCGCTTCGTagctgacgagaacggcttccagcctcaGTCGCCCTTCCTTCCCGTGGCGCCAGccttccctcatcccatccccgcccacgcccttAGGCAAATCGAGCGCGCCCGTCAAGGACCTTCTCAGGGATACAGCGCCCCATCTCGTCCCTCTCGCCCTTCTAATTCCTATGGCTTTCCTCAGTAA
- the LOC125025839 gene encoding cuticle protein AMP1A-like, translating to MKIFAFAALVSVCLADRLPSHFGYSSPQPSSAFSHRSRPASRPSFSPRPAPQPTYSAPRSAPGPVVPILVDDRVHPDAGAYSFNVETGDGISRQESGSPIPAKEGPVTAMSGSYSFTLPDGQLFELRFVADENGFQPQSPFLPVAPAFPHPIPAHALRQIERARQGPSQGFSAPSRPSRPSNSYGFPQ from the exons ATGAAGATA TTTGCCTTCGCCGCACTTGTATCAGTCTGCTTGGCTGACAGACTGCCCAGTCACTTCGGCTATTCCTCTCCACAACCTTCTTCAGCATTCAGCCACAGATCGCGACCTGCATCTCGACCTTCCTTTTCCCCAAGACCTGCTCCCCAGCCAACGTACTCCGCACCGAGGTCTGCTCCTGGCCCAGTAGTGCCCATCCTCGTGGACGACCGCGTCCACCCCGACGCCGGCGCTTACAGCTTCAACGTTGAGACCGGTGACGGCATCTCACGCCAGGAAAGTGGATCACCTATTCCCGCTAAGGAGGGTCCCGTCACGGCCATGTCTGGCTCCTACTC CTTCACTCTTCCTGACGGACAACTGTTTGAGCTTCGCTTCGTagctgacgagaacggcttccagcctcaGTCGCCCTTCCTTCCCGTGGCGCCAGccttccctcatcccatccccgcccacgcccttAGGCAAATCGAGCGCGCCCGTCAAGGACCTTCTCAGGGATTCAGCGCCCCTTCTCGTCCCTCTCGCCCTTCTAATTCCTATGGTTTTCCTCAGTAA
- the LOC125025540 gene encoding endocuticle structural glycoprotein SgAbd-2-like produces the protein MLHKTTPCVGGSDDATLTEAPHLVYKAWFERPVSLTSCAIRLVTPSANMKIIAFAAVVSVCLADRLPSHFGYVSPHPPSTFSHRSRPVSRPSFSAPQPTYSAPRSAPGPVVPILVDDRVHPNAGAYSFNVETGDGISRQESGSPVPAKEGPVTAMSGSYSFTLPDGQLFELRFVADENGFQPQSPFLPVAPAFPHPIPAHALRQIERARQGPSQGFSSPSRPSRPSNSYGFPQ, from the exons ATGTTGCATAAGACAACTCCTTGCGTGGGCGGCAGTGATGATGCCACCTTGACCGAGGCACCTCACTTGGTATATAAAGCCTGGTTTGAGAGACCGGTATCACTCACCTCCTGTGCCATTCGACTCGTCACACCCTCCGCTAACATGAAGATC ATTGCATTCGCCGCTGTTGTATCAGTCTGTCTGGCTGACAGACTGCCCAGTCACTTCGGCTATGTCTCTCCACATCCCCCTTCAACCTTCAGCCACAGGTCGCGACCTGTATCTCGCCCTTCCTTTTCTGCTCCCCAGCCAACCTACTCCGCTCCGAGATCTGCTCCCGGTCCAGTAGTGCCCATCCTTGTGGACGACCGCGTCCACCCCAACGCCGGCGCTTACAGCTTCAACGTTGAGACCGGTGACGGCATCTCACGCCAGGAAAGTGGATCGCCTGTTCCCGCCAAGGAGGGTCCCGTCACGGCCATGTCTGGCTCCTACTC CTTCACCCTCCCTGACGGACAACTGTTTGAGCTTCGCTTCGTagctgacgagaacggcttccaacCTCAGTCGCCATTCCTTCCCGTGGCGCCAGccttccctcatcccatccccgcccacgcccttAGGCAAATCGAGCGCGCCCGTCAAGGACCTTCTCAGGGATTCAGCTCCCCTTCTCGTCCCTCTCGCCCTTCTAATTCCTATGGCTTTCCTCAGTAA
- the LOC125025993 gene encoding endocuticle structural glycoprotein SgAbd-2-like isoform X1 encodes MKIVSLRYSSDIQQVVFAAVVSVCLADKLPSHFGYASPQPSSAFSHRSRPASRPSFSAPRPAPQPTYSAPRSAPGPVVPILVDDRVHPDAGAYSFNVETGDGISRQESGSPVPAKEGPVTAMSGSYSFTLPDGQQFELRYVADENGFQPQSAFLPVAPAFPHPIPAHALEQIERARQEDAARSRQGPSQGYSASSRPSRPSNSYGFPQ; translated from the exons ATGAAGATTGTAAGTCTCAGATATTCTTCAGATATACAGCAA GTTGTATTCGCCGCAGTTGTATCAGTCTGCTTGGCTGACAAACTGCCCAGTCACTTCGGCTATGCCTCTCCACAACCTTCTTCAGCCTTCAGCCACAGGTCGCGACCTGCATCTCGACCTTCCTTTTCCGCCCCAAGACCTGCTCCCCAGCCAACCTACTCTGCCCCTAGATCTGCTCCTGGCCCAGTAGTGCCCATTCTTGTGGACGACCGCGTCCACCCCGACGCAGGCGCTTACAGCTTCAACGTTGAGACCGGTGACGGCATCTCACGCCAGGAAAGTGGATCGCCTGTTCCCGCTAAGGAGGGTCCCGTCACGGCCATGTCTGGCTCCTACTC CTTCACCCTCCCTGACGGACAACAGTTTGAGCTTCGTTATGtggctgacgagaacggcttccagccccagtcaGCCTTCCTGCCCGTGGCCCcagccttccctcaccccatccccgcccacgcccttGAGCAGATCGAGCGCGCCCGTCAGGAGGATGCTGCTCGTTCCCGCCAAGGACCTTCTCAGGGATACAGCGCCTCTTCCCGCCCCTCGCGCCCCTCCAACTCCTATGGTTTCCCtcagtaa
- the LOC125025538 gene encoding cuticle protein AMP1A-like, whose protein sequence is MKIIVFATVISVCLADRLPSHFGYASPQPSSAFSHRSRPASRPSFSAPRPAPQPTYSAPRSAPGPVVPILVDDRVHPDAGAYSFNVETGDGISRQESGSPIPAKEGPVTAMSGSYSFTLPDGQLFELRFVADENGFQPQSPFLPVAPAFPHPIPAHALRQIERARQGPSQGFSAPSRPSRPSNSYGFPQ, encoded by the exons ATGAAGATC ATTGTATTCGCCACAGTTATATCAGTCTGCTTGGCTGACAGACTGCCCAGTCATTTCGGCTATGCCTCTCCACAACCTTCTTCAGCATTCAGCCACAGGTCGCGACCTGCATCTCGCCCTTCCTTTTCTGCCCCAAGACCTGCTCCCCAGCCAACCTACTCTGCCCCGAGATCTGCTCCTGGCCCAGTAGTGCCCATCCTCGTGGACGACCGCGTCCACCCCGACGCCGGCGCTTACAGCTTCAACGTTGAGACCGGTGACGGCATCTCACGCCAGGAAAGTGGATCACCTATTCCCGCCAAGGAGGGTCCCGTCACGGCCATGTCTGGCTCCTATTC CTTCACTCTTCCTGACGGACAATTGTTTGAGCTTCGCTTCGTagctgacgagaacggcttccaacCTCAGTCGCCATTCCTTCCCGTGGCGCCAGccttccctcatcccatccccgcccacgcccttAGGCAAATCGAGCGCGCCCGTCAAGGACCTTCTCAGGGATTCAGCGCCCCTTCTCGTCCCTCTCGCCCTTCTAATTCCTATGGCTTTCCTCAGTAG
- the LOC125025835 gene encoding endocuticle structural glycoprotein SgAbd-2-like, giving the protein MKLIIFAAVVSVCLADKLPSHFGYASPQPSSAFSHRSRPASRPSFSAPRLAPQPTYSAPRSASGPVVPILVDDRVHPDAGAYSFNVETGDGISRQESGSPIPAKEGPVTAMSGSYSFTLPDGQRFELRYVADENGFQPQSAFLPVAPAFPHPIPAHALEQIERARQEDAARLRQGPSQGYSAPSRPSRPTNSYGFSQ; this is encoded by the exons ATGAAGCTC attATTTTCGCCGCAGTTGTATCAGTCTGCTTGGCTGACAAGCTGCCCAGTCACTTCGGCTATGCCTCTCCACAACCTTCTTCAGCCTTCAGCCACAGGTCGCGACCTGCATCTCGACCTTCCTTTTCTGCCCCAAGACTTGCTCCCCAGCCAACCTACTCCGCACCGAGGTCTGCCTCTGGGCCAGTAGTGCCCATCCTTGTGGACGACCGCGTTCACCCCGACGCAGGCGCTTACAGCTTCAACGTTGAGACCGGTGACGGCATCTCACGCCAGGAAAGTGGATCACCTATTCCCGCCAAGGAGGGTCCCGTCACGGCCATGTCTGGCTCCTACTC CTTCACCCTCCCTGACGGACAACGGTTTGAGCTTCGTTATGtggctgacgagaacggcttccagccccagtcaGCCTTCCTGCCCGTGGCCCCGgccttccctcaccccatccccgcccacgcccttGAGCAGATCGAGCGCGCCCGTCAGGAGGATGCTGCTCGCCTACGCCAAGGGCCTTCTCAGGGATACAGTGCGCCTTCCCGGCCTTCTCGCCCTACTAATTCCTATGGCTTTTCTCAGTAA
- the LOC125025993 gene encoding cuticle protein AM1239-like isoform X2 gives MKIVVFAAVVSVCLADKLPSHFGYASPQPSSAFSHRSRPASRPSFSAPRPAPQPTYSAPRSAPGPVVPILVDDRVHPDAGAYSFNVETGDGISRQESGSPVPAKEGPVTAMSGSYSFTLPDGQQFELRYVADENGFQPQSAFLPVAPAFPHPIPAHALEQIERARQEDAARSRQGPSQGYSASSRPSRPSNSYGFPQ, from the exons ATGAAGATT GTTGTATTCGCCGCAGTTGTATCAGTCTGCTTGGCTGACAAACTGCCCAGTCACTTCGGCTATGCCTCTCCACAACCTTCTTCAGCCTTCAGCCACAGGTCGCGACCTGCATCTCGACCTTCCTTTTCCGCCCCAAGACCTGCTCCCCAGCCAACCTACTCTGCCCCTAGATCTGCTCCTGGCCCAGTAGTGCCCATTCTTGTGGACGACCGCGTCCACCCCGACGCAGGCGCTTACAGCTTCAACGTTGAGACCGGTGACGGCATCTCACGCCAGGAAAGTGGATCGCCTGTTCCCGCTAAGGAGGGTCCCGTCACGGCCATGTCTGGCTCCTACTC CTTCACCCTCCCTGACGGACAACAGTTTGAGCTTCGTTATGtggctgacgagaacggcttccagccccagtcaGCCTTCCTGCCCGTGGCCCcagccttccctcaccccatccccgcccacgcccttGAGCAGATCGAGCGCGCCCGTCAGGAGGATGCTGCTCGTTCCCGCCAAGGACCTTCTCAGGGATACAGCGCCTCTTCCCGCCCCTCGCGCCCCTCCAACTCCTATGGTTTCCCtcagtaa